In Fimbriimonadaceae bacterium, a single window of DNA contains:
- a CDS encoding NADH-quinone oxidoreductase subunit A encodes MQNDFVPLLILMVVAAVICTAMVTLSWVLGPKKNTPYKSSPYECGVEPSGNANERFPIKFYLVAILFVMFDIEVVFLWSWLTVFNNPATDISFKVFSFVEVVVYLSTWIVGYAYVLRVGAIDWDETTSLQPEKLGSTPAPEVN; translated from the coding sequence ATGCAGAACGACTTCGTCCCGTTGCTGATCCTCATGGTGGTCGCAGCGGTGATCTGCACGGCGATGGTGACGTTGAGCTGGGTGCTCGGGCCCAAGAAGAACACTCCCTACAAGTCGTCGCCCTATGAGTGCGGCGTCGAACCCTCGGGCAACGCCAACGAACGGTTCCCGATCAAGTTCTATCTGGTCGCGATCCTCTTCGTCATGTTCGACATCGAGGTCGTCTTCCTGTGGAGTTGGCTGACCGTCTTCAACAACCCGGCGACGGACATTTCGTTCAAGGTTTTCAGCTTCGTCGAGGTCGTGGTGTACTTGTCGACTTGGATCGTCGGCTACGCCTATGTCCTGCGTGTCGGGGCGATCGACTGGGACGAGACGACCTCGTTGCAGCCGGAAAAGCTGGGTTCCACTCCCGCACCGGAGGTGAACTGA
- a CDS encoding ABC transporter permease: MNAILSIAKTTVGEAIRRRVLLVILLIGVLFLVVAPGLSVLTARQSYTVLTSFTLGVIQLTSAVIAIVLTVYLIPNEIERRTIYTILSKPVQRWQFLVGKFLGAVGALALMMTLMTVTMGVVFLIMQSGIGMDKIGGLFRVSLMFFVQMSLLAAVAVFFSTFVSPIVNFFLSGGVYMVGTFFNPLFDTFSKNENLHPFVKGAATIIHTIVPNFASFNEANGVINPGSVITNETMYNIQLVAYAVFYVLVFLIGGILVFDRKEV, from the coding sequence TTGAACGCCATCCTTTCCATCGCCAAAACCACCGTCGGCGAGGCCATCCGCCGCCGCGTCCTCCTTGTCATCCTGCTGATCGGCGTGCTCTTCCTCGTCGTCGCACCGGGTCTGAGCGTGCTGACGGCCCGCCAGAGCTACACCGTCCTCACCAGCTTCACGCTCGGCGTCATCCAGCTCACCAGCGCGGTCATCGCCATCGTCTTGACGGTGTATCTGATCCCCAACGAAATCGAGCGTCGGACGATCTACACGATCCTCTCGAAGCCGGTGCAACGTTGGCAGTTCTTGGTCGGCAAGTTCCTCGGCGCCGTCGGCGCCTTGGCGTTGATGATGACCCTCATGACCGTCACGATGGGCGTGGTCTTCCTGATCATGCAGTCGGGCATCGGCATGGACAAGATCGGCGGGCTCTTCCGGGTCTCGCTCATGTTCTTCGTGCAGATGAGCCTCCTCGCCGCGGTCGCGGTCTTCTTCTCGACGTTTGTCTCGCCGATCGTCAACTTCTTCTTGTCCGGCGGCGTTTACATGGTCGGGACGTTCTTCAACCCGCTGTTCGACACGTTCAGCAAGAACGAGAACCTGCATCCCTTCGTGAAGGGCGCCGCGACGATCATCCACACGATCGTCCCCAACTTCGCCAGCTTCAACGAGGCTAACGGGGTCATCAACCCGGGCTCGGTGATCACGAACGAGACGATGTACAACATCCAGTTGGTCGCCTACGCGGTGTTCTACGTCCTCGTCTTCCTGATCGGCGGCATCTTGGTCTTTGACCGCAAGGAGGTCTAA
- a CDS encoding prepilin-type N-terminal cleavage/methylation domain-containing protein, translating to MKRAFTLIELLVVIAIIAILAAILFPVFAQAKVAAKKTQHISNYKQIGLSMLIYAGDNDDQFAQAFVRRPVGTWFYGGVHPVPANVVTTAPWTDPARIHQASCFWGNSLQPYMKNYDLFQMPTGVDAQVAGETYNPAVKPARMGLTMNGYLHTYSTTQVNNPSVVPMFWNVQAVNFVGRGLSTPTLVCAGTFTSCLFNPGGNPNGESGSSNGGYYVYDFTHTTWQYGSKGVYVRCDSSAKVQPIGTTKDPNYVSWDGKLMDPWAGVDAQGIPLSLWPCDSTFAGQGAGSAWCYFRPDRSQ from the coding sequence ATGAAACGAGCATTCACCCTTATCGAGCTTCTTGTCGTCATCGCGATCATCGCCATCCTGGCGGCGATCCTCTTCCCCGTTTTTGCCCAAGCCAAGGTCGCCGCCAAGAAGACCCAGCACATCAGCAACTACAAGCAGATCGGCTTGTCGATGCTGATTTATGCGGGTGACAACGACGACCAGTTCGCCCAGGCCTTTGTCCGCCGCCCGGTCGGCACGTGGTTCTACGGCGGCGTCCACCCGGTGCCCGCCAACGTGGTGACCACCGCCCCGTGGACCGACCCGGCCCGCATCCACCAGGCCAGCTGCTTCTGGGGCAACTCCCTGCAGCCGTACATGAAGAACTACGACCTGTTCCAGATGCCCACCGGCGTCGACGCCCAGGTCGCCGGCGAAACCTACAACCCCGCCGTCAAGCCGGCCCGCATGGGTCTGACGATGAACGGCTACCTGCACACCTACAGCACGACCCAGGTCAACAACCCGTCGGTCGTCCCGATGTTCTGGAACGTGCAGGCCGTCAACTTCGTGGGCCGCGGTCTCTCGACCCCGACCCTCGTCTGCGCAGGCACCTTCACGAGCTGCTTGTTCAACCCCGGCGGCAACCCGAACGGCGAGTCCGGCTCCTCGAACGGCGGTTACTACGTGTATGACTTCACGCACACCACCTGGCAGTACGGCTCCAAGGGCGTCTATGTCCGCTGCGACTCCTCGGCCAAGGTCCAGCCGATCGGCACGACCAAGGATCCGAACTATGTCTCATGGGACGGCAAGCTCATGGACCCGTGGGCCGGTGTCGACGCCCAAGGCATTCCTCTGAGCCTGTGGCCGTGCGACTCGACGTTCGCCGGTCAGGGCGCCGGTTCGGCCTGGTGCTACTTCCGCCCCGACCGCAGCCAGTAA
- the trpD gene encoding anthranilate phosphoribosyltransferase, with amino-acid sequence MLATDALALLLARRDLAPAQAEALMEQFVEGGLPDGLVGGLLVAVQAKGATGAELAAFARVMRRHARPLDHGMSGLLDTCGTGGGKTTFNLSTAAALVAAAAGAKVAKHGNRGVTSPWGSADVLEHLGVDLASDGDHQVACLREAGVAFLFAQAHHPAMRHVGPVRRSLGVRTVFNLLGPLSNPAGATRQLIGVYDQRFVVPVAEALVQLGAEEAMVVYAEEGMDEVSACGATRVAAVKDGGIRITRLKPADFGLEPLPASALEPGPDLASNADILREAIGDPDSPRFNALVPNVAVALVIAGVASDFADGAHRAREAVRQGLALATLDKLARLSQSKGALT; translated from the coding sequence ATGCTCGCCACGGACGCCCTCGCCCTTCTCCTGGCCCGCCGCGACTTGGCGCCGGCCCAGGCGGAGGCCCTGATGGAGCAGTTCGTCGAGGGCGGCCTTCCCGACGGCCTTGTCGGCGGTCTCCTTGTGGCTGTCCAGGCCAAGGGCGCGACCGGGGCCGAGCTGGCCGCTTTCGCCAGGGTCATGAGGCGGCATGCCCGGCCGCTGGACCATGGCATGTCGGGCCTGCTCGACACCTGCGGCACCGGTGGAGGCAAGACGACGTTCAACCTCAGCACCGCCGCGGCCCTCGTCGCCGCCGCGGCCGGGGCCAAGGTCGCCAAACACGGCAACCGGGGGGTCACGAGTCCGTGGGGCAGTGCCGACGTGCTGGAGCACCTGGGGGTCGACCTCGCCTCCGACGGCGACCACCAGGTCGCGTGCCTCCGCGAGGCCGGGGTCGCGTTCCTCTTCGCCCAGGCCCACCACCCGGCGATGCGCCATGTCGGGCCTGTGCGCCGGTCGCTGGGGGTGCGCACCGTCTTCAACCTGCTCGGCCCATTGTCCAACCCTGCCGGGGCGACCCGCCAACTCATCGGCGTCTACGACCAACGGTTTGTCGTCCCGGTCGCCGAGGCCCTGGTCCAGCTCGGGGCGGAGGAGGCGATGGTCGTCTACGCCGAGGAAGGCATGGACGAGGTGTCGGCCTGCGGGGCGACCCGGGTGGCCGCGGTCAAAGACGGCGGAATCCGGATCACGCGCCTGAAGCCCGCCGACTTCGGTCTGGAGCCGCTGCCCGCCTCGGCCCTGGAGCCCGGGCCCGACCTGGCCTCGAACGCCGACATCCTGCGTGAGGCGATCGGCGACCCCGACTCCCCCCGGTTCAACGCCCTTGTCCCCAACGTGGCGGTCGCCCTCGTCATCGCGGGGGTCGCGTCCGACTTCGCCGACGGAGCGCACCGGGCCCGGGAGGCGGTCCGGCAAGGTCTCGCACTCGCAACCCTGGACAAACTCGCCCGGTTGTCCCAGAGCAAAGGGGCGCTGACGTGA
- a CDS encoding phosphoribosylanthranilate isomerase, producing the protein MKVKVCGLTRMEDVVAATEAGADALGFVKEPSSPRFLSDVYPVANFHKVAPFVPLVAVFGPYRAGVPLVAYSHVQCMDAPPAGENHRWVRTIQVSTEDTLESLMARTKKESVVLLDAVGPGYGGTGKRLDWGLAGDFVAVSRHLKVVLAGGLGPDNVAEAVERVRPYAVDASSGLESSPGVKDHAKLRAFVENAKAAAREIGHDS; encoded by the coding sequence GTGAAGGTCAAGGTGTGTGGATTGACCCGGATGGAGGACGTGGTCGCCGCGACCGAAGCGGGTGCCGACGCCCTTGGCTTTGTGAAGGAGCCCTCCAGCCCAAGGTTCCTCAGCGACGTCTACCCCGTCGCCAACTTCCACAAGGTGGCCCCGTTTGTCCCGCTCGTCGCGGTGTTCGGCCCCTACCGGGCCGGCGTCCCGTTGGTCGCCTACAGCCACGTCCAATGCATGGACGCCCCGCCGGCAGGGGAGAACCACCGCTGGGTCCGCACCATCCAGGTTTCGACCGAAGACACATTGGAATCGTTGATGGCTAGGACAAAGAAGGAGAGTGTCGTCCTTCTCGACGCGGTCGGCCCTGGATACGGCGGCACGGGCAAGCGGTTGGACTGGGGGCTGGCCGGAGACTTTGTCGCGGTGTCCCGACACCTGAAGGTCGTTTTGGCGGGTGGGCTGGGCCCCGACAACGTCGCCGAGGCGGTCGAGCGTGTCCGGCCGTATGCCGTCGACGCCAGCAGCGGGCTGGAGTCCAGCCCGGGGGTGAAGGACCACGCCAAGCTCAGGGCCTTTGTCGAGAACGCCAAGGCGGCGGCGCGCGAGATCGGGCACGATTCTTGA
- a CDS encoding prepilin-type N-terminal cleavage/methylation domain-containing protein — MKKRAFTLIELLVVIAIIAILAAILFPVFAQAKEAAKKTQTISNQKQMGTACAIYLGDNDDTFPLMLWNSSAAGNVWRYGYYYVVPNGWATNGGRNVEPRRSEEGAIFHNSIQPYMKSYGLFEAAGKGVQDPGFVAATAGYQPPSVSAFPNGLLHAYNATAVNKPADVPLAWGGAYNKNLRGAAISNPSLCCSGASCHFNPGARPSESDQFGYCGGAAYGYVWWGLGYPTNVQMYGNGMPFTYADTHTKFIPLTFPKWPNYSENVNSNPWSAGDPSDPAPGVAYWMTDCVAPGSGKNPGVNTFYPGYFRPDKDTYTAADCDFGGG; from the coding sequence ATGAAGAAACGAGCATTCACTCTCATCGAGCTACTTGTCGTGATCGCGATCATCGCGATCTTGGCGGCGATCCTGTTCCCTGTGTTCGCACAGGCCAAAGAAGCCGCCAAGAAGACTCAAACCATCAGTAACCAGAAGCAGATGGGCACGGCGTGCGCCATCTACTTGGGGGACAACGACGACACATTCCCGTTGATGCTGTGGAACAGCTCCGCCGCCGGCAACGTGTGGCGCTACGGCTACTACTACGTGGTGCCCAACGGTTGGGCGACCAACGGCGGTCGCAACGTCGAACCTCGGAGGTCCGAGGAGGGCGCGATCTTCCACAACAGCATCCAGCCCTATATGAAGAGCTATGGGCTCTTTGAAGCGGCCGGCAAGGGAGTCCAAGACCCTGGGTTCGTCGCCGCCACGGCGGGATACCAACCCCCGTCGGTCAGCGCCTTCCCCAACGGCTTGCTCCACGCCTACAACGCGACGGCGGTCAACAAACCGGCCGACGTGCCTCTGGCATGGGGTGGGGCCTACAACAAGAACCTCCGGGGGGCGGCGATCAGCAACCCGAGCCTTTGTTGCTCCGGCGCTTCTTGTCACTTCAATCCGGGGGCCAGGCCGTCGGAGAGCGACCAGTTCGGTTACTGCGGTGGTGCCGCCTACGGGTATGTGTGGTGGGGCCTCGGATATCCGACCAACGTCCAAATGTACGGGAACGGGATGCCGTTCACCTATGCGGACACCCACACGAAGTTCATTCCCTTGACCTTCCCCAAGTGGCCGAACTACTCCGAGAACGTCAACAGCAACCCGTGGTCGGCCGGAGACCCGAGCGACCCCGCCCCGGGCGTCGCCTACTGGATGACCGACTGCGTCGCCCCGGGCTCGGGCAAAAACCCCGGCGTGAACACGTTCTATCCGGGCTACTTCCGCCCGGACAAGGACACCTACACCGCAGCCGACTGCGACTTTGGAGGTGGCTAG
- a CDS encoding NADH-quinone oxidoreductase subunit C, with protein MPAPMLDDQRLEAVRLAASFGEGVACVDKLGELYVCVAPADLVAVAKFLKEDPELEYTYFVECVGVDYSAWKHDRDLKGRFEVVYNLFSTKNNSRVFVKTSVDDGETVPTLKDVWLGAEYPEREIQDLYGVIFEGNGPREGERFLLPDDWAGYPLRKEYPLGGEDVVFHEGMTGPAVEDLQRPHAGESFEGKTGSEDFGGR; from the coding sequence GTGCCGGCCCCGATGCTGGACGACCAGCGGCTTGAGGCCGTGCGGCTGGCCGCCTCGTTCGGCGAAGGTGTGGCCTGCGTCGACAAACTGGGTGAGCTTTACGTGTGCGTGGCTCCCGCCGACCTTGTCGCCGTCGCGAAGTTCCTGAAGGAAGACCCCGAACTGGAGTACACCTACTTTGTCGAGTGCGTCGGCGTCGACTACAGCGCATGGAAACACGACCGCGACCTGAAAGGCCGCTTTGAAGTCGTCTACAACCTCTTCTCGACCAAGAACAACTCACGGGTCTTTGTGAAGACGTCCGTCGACGACGGCGAGACGGTCCCGACCTTGAAAGACGTCTGGCTGGGCGCCGAGTACCCCGAGCGTGAGATCCAAGACCTCTACGGCGTCATCTTCGAGGGCAACGGCCCCCGGGAAGGCGAGCGGTTCCTCCTGCCTGACGACTGGGCGGGGTACCCGTTGCGGAAGGAATATCCCCTCGGCGGCGAAGACGTCGTCTTCCATGAAGGGATGACGGGCCCGGCCGTCGAAGACCTCCAAAGGCCCCACGCGGGCGAGAGCTTCGAGGGCAAGACGGGCAGCGAAGACTTCGGCGGACGCTGA
- a CDS encoding ABC transporter ATP-binding protein: protein MSLAIETRNLFKTYKSRGGQSINVVHDLNLQVERGEIFGFLGPNGAGKTTTIKILLGIIYQSSGEAFVLDKEAGDIEAHRKLSYLPEKPYYYEHMTGLEIMEFYASLFGIRDRALCERLLERVNLSNDKNRAISQYSKGMQQRVGLAQSLLNEPDLIFLDEPTGGLDPIAHIEVRDLILQFREEGKTVFISSHELSDVERICDRVAIINKGEVVQQGSLDSLLAGGRLEITASGVDQAFADSLKQEDYIVSHSGDRLILDMPDTGDINSVLQGVLSKKGTVVSVVPRRKRLEDLFLESVASDNVAKGRRLFKMTDKVDPTDEVKA, encoded by the coding sequence TTGAGCCTGGCTATCGAGACGCGAAACCTATTCAAGACGTACAAGTCCCGGGGCGGGCAGTCAATCAACGTCGTCCATGACCTGAACCTTCAGGTCGAGCGCGGCGAGATCTTCGGCTTTCTTGGCCCCAACGGCGCCGGCAAGACGACGACGATCAAGATTCTGCTCGGCATCATCTACCAGTCCTCTGGCGAGGCGTTTGTCCTCGACAAGGAGGCGGGCGACATCGAAGCCCACCGCAAGCTGAGCTACCTCCCGGAGAAGCCGTACTACTACGAGCACATGACCGGCCTTGAGATCATGGAGTTCTACGCGTCGCTGTTCGGCATCCGCGACCGGGCCCTGTGCGAACGGCTCCTGGAGCGCGTGAACCTGTCTAACGACAAGAACCGGGCGATCAGCCAGTACTCGAAGGGTATGCAGCAACGTGTCGGATTGGCCCAGAGCCTCCTCAACGAGCCCGACCTTATCTTCCTCGACGAGCCGACCGGTGGCCTCGACCCCATCGCGCACATCGAGGTCCGCGATCTCATCCTGCAGTTCCGTGAGGAGGGCAAGACCGTCTTCATCTCCAGCCACGAGTTGAGCGACGTCGAGCGCATCTGCGACCGCGTCGCGATCATCAACAAGGGCGAGGTCGTCCAGCAGGGCAGCCTCGACTCGCTTCTCGCCGGTGGACGGCTGGAGATCACCGCTTCCGGTGTCGACCAGGCCTTCGCCGACTCGCTCAAGCAAGAGGACTACATCGTCTCCCACAGCGGCGACCGGTTGATCCTCGACATGCCGGACACGGGCGACATCAACAGCGTCCTCCAGGGCGTGCTCAGCAAGAAGGGCACCGTCGTCAGCGTCGTGCCCCGCCGCAAGCGCCTGGAAGACCTCTTCTTGGAGTCTGTGGCCAGCGACAACGTGGCCAAGGGCCGCCGTCTCTTCAAGATGACCGACAAGGTCGACCCCACCGACGAGGTGAAAGCTTGA
- a CDS encoding tetratricopeptide repeat protein: protein MQVNRPKMIGALVGCLAAAAVIHGTMIFPFWRKHYAVKSIAGEQAKGLSADQLLFALAGFRELVAGILWVRADSFFDEGNYDAILPIIRLVTWLDPHEIDVYATGMWHIGYNFTDEESRSDRRYIPSALALGKEGARANPNTYELFFETGWIWYHKVDDDYDKAVYWWEQAAQRDDIQPARRNILASAYIRDGKVEKALGLYEDLLARAEKQFGKSDEFQNRQNRDTIESNLDNLLVRMGQRGYFAQKGGYYDQGDYDTKPPFDVGFSARVTVEDPKVIKVEGTWNVLPVGTRVRIVLRDKNLKGAKYAEMDWDASDAVNLDPDKEITFMQDQLFVKNQQFRRRIDMSRDATMYPFLANDYVIEFYYNPRSAPAHIQDKFGFSGEGMTDQNFLNLDARPGQRVIYTTLEFSKDELLRRGKYAVGKETPVKQTANFKPLGAASFGDAIQVPGLRTEKPQTQNSPIPGQRPKTMPVPRGLPGAPGSPGSGVRTPMPGPAGLQ from the coding sequence ATGCAGGTCAACCGACCCAAGATGATCGGCGCCTTGGTCGGCTGCCTCGCGGCGGCCGCGGTGATCCACGGCACGATGATCTTCCCGTTCTGGCGGAAGCACTACGCGGTGAAGTCCATTGCGGGCGAGCAGGCCAAGGGGCTTTCTGCCGACCAACTGCTCTTCGCCCTCGCCGGCTTCCGCGAGTTGGTCGCCGGCATCCTCTGGGTGCGGGCCGACTCGTTCTTCGACGAAGGAAACTACGACGCCATCCTGCCGATCATCCGCCTGGTCACGTGGCTTGACCCCCACGAGATCGACGTCTATGCGACGGGCATGTGGCACATCGGCTACAACTTCACCGACGAAGAGTCTCGCTCCGACCGCCGCTACATCCCCTCGGCCTTGGCCTTGGGCAAGGAGGGGGCACGGGCCAACCCCAACACTTACGAGCTCTTCTTTGAGACAGGGTGGATTTGGTACCACAAAGTGGACGACGACTACGACAAAGCCGTCTACTGGTGGGAGCAGGCCGCGCAGCGGGACGACATCCAGCCCGCGCGTCGCAATATCTTGGCCAGCGCCTACATCCGCGACGGCAAGGTGGAGAAGGCCCTTGGCCTCTACGAAGACTTGCTGGCCCGCGCCGAGAAGCAGTTCGGCAAGAGCGACGAGTTTCAGAACCGCCAGAACCGCGACACCATCGAGAGCAACCTGGACAACCTCCTCGTCCGCATGGGCCAACGCGGTTACTTTGCCCAGAAGGGTGGGTACTACGACCAGGGCGACTACGACACCAAGCCGCCGTTCGACGTGGGATTCAGCGCCCGCGTGACGGTCGAAGACCCCAAGGTCATTAAAGTGGAAGGCACCTGGAACGTGTTGCCAGTCGGCACCCGTGTCCGCATCGTGCTCCGCGACAAGAACCTCAAAGGGGCGAAGTACGCAGAGATGGATTGGGACGCCTCCGACGCGGTCAACCTTGACCCGGACAAGGAGATCACGTTCATGCAGGACCAGCTCTTCGTCAAGAACCAGCAGTTCCGTCGCCGGATCGACATGAGCCGGGACGCGACGATGTACCCGTTCTTGGCGAACGACTACGTCATCGAGTTCTACTACAACCCGCGCTCCGCACCGGCCCACATCCAGGACAAGTTCGGGTTCAGCGGAGAAGGCATGACCGACCAGAACTTCCTGAACCTGGACGCCAGGCCTGGTCAACGTGTCATCTACACCACGCTTGAGTTCTCCAAGGACGAGCTCCTTCGCCGGGGCAAGTACGCGGTGGGCAAAGAGACGCCGGTCAAGCAGACCGCGAACTTCAAACCGCTCGGTGCGGCCTCGTTCGGCGACGCCATCCAAGTCCCTGGCCTCCGCACGGAGAAGCCTCAGACCCAGAACAGCCCGATCCCTGGCCAGCGGCCCAAGACGATGCCGGTCCCGCGTGGACTCCCTGGCGCGCCGGGTAGCCCGGGCTCCGGCGTCCGGACCCCGATGCCAGGGCCAGCCGGGCTGCAATAG
- the trpC gene encoding indole-3-glycerol phosphate synthase TrpC — MTVLQKIFESKRADLETLKASRPLAEVRAMAADAAPTRGFHRALVESPHPTSLIAEVKKASPVKGTLRADFDPVAIATAYARAGADCLSVLTDVEYFQGSPDYLVQCRAATSLPVLRKDFTTDAYHVYEARAMGADAVLLIVNGLSPAQLREYRELAGSLGMDALVEAHTLDEAEVALSSGATLVGVNNRDLQTFETNIAHSARVVPLLAPRATVVSESALHSPGDVRQVAQAGARAVLIGSAFSLSADIESAVKEMMGW; from the coding sequence GTGACGGTCCTCCAGAAGATTTTTGAATCCAAGCGGGCCGACTTGGAGACTCTGAAAGCGTCCCGCCCGTTGGCCGAAGTGCGCGCCATGGCCGCGGACGCGGCCCCGACCCGCGGGTTCCACCGTGCCTTGGTCGAGAGCCCGCACCCGACCAGCCTGATCGCCGAGGTCAAGAAGGCAAGCCCGGTCAAGGGGACGTTGCGGGCCGACTTCGACCCGGTGGCGATCGCCACCGCTTACGCAAGGGCCGGGGCCGACTGCCTCAGCGTCCTCACCGACGTCGAATACTTTCAGGGATCACCCGACTACCTTGTCCAGTGCCGGGCGGCCACGTCGTTGCCGGTGCTGCGCAAGGACTTCACCACCGACGCCTACCACGTGTACGAAGCGCGGGCGATGGGGGCGGACGCCGTCCTGCTCATCGTGAACGGCCTCTCGCCGGCCCAACTGCGCGAGTACCGCGAACTGGCCGGTTCGCTCGGCATGGACGCCCTGGTGGAGGCCCATACCCTCGACGAGGCCGAAGTCGCCCTTTCCAGTGGAGCGACCCTGGTCGGGGTGAACAACCGCGACCTCCAGACCTTTGAGACGAACATCGCCCACAGCGCGAGGGTCGTCCCCCTCCTTGCGCCGCGGGCCACCGTGGTCAGCGAGAGCGCCCTCCACTCTCCGGGTGACGTCCGGCAAGTGGCCCAGGCCGGTGCCCGCGCCGTCCTGATCGGTTCAGCTTTCAGCCTGTCAGCCGACATTGAGTCGGCAGTGAAGGAGATGATGGGGTGGTGA
- a CDS encoding prepilin-type N-terminal cleavage/methylation domain-containing protein, protein MIKKAFTLIELLVVIAIIAILAAILFPVFAQAKVAAKKAATISNQKQLGTAFNIYTADYDDVLPLAHSIRADGTHRYSTIHPTPNGAIASGWDDPLIMSQVASQWANAMQPYMKNWDILNSPSQNAVTIPGEVFTNTVKPATVGSTYNGLLHTFSMTGVNNPSVVPLIWTGTGNTSLNGRSTSNPALRCTTSGPCHFNPGGPVQAGLAEGNQTAFFGYGNYSGSYHVWTFGNNHTNGGVVFSRVDSSAKYQRVGVALDPNVNLAADKDPYALVRATPIEGQSWAYWGTNDNQCGNLTDENTSGGYRYVCFFRPDRDQ, encoded by the coding sequence ATGATCAAAAAAGCATTCACTCTTATCGAGCTCCTGGTCGTGATCGCGATCATCGCGATTCTCGCCGCCATCCTGTTCCCGGTGTTCGCCCAGGCTAAAGTCGCCGCCAAGAAAGCGGCGACGATCAGCAACCAGAAGCAACTGGGGACCGCCTTCAACATCTACACCGCCGACTACGACGACGTGTTGCCTCTGGCGCACTCGATCCGGGCCGACGGGACCCACCGCTACAGCACGATCCACCCGACCCCGAACGGTGCGATCGCCTCGGGCTGGGACGACCCCCTCATCATGAGCCAGGTCGCCAGCCAGTGGGCCAACGCGATGCAGCCCTACATGAAGAACTGGGACATCCTCAACTCGCCGTCTCAAAACGCGGTGACGATCCCCGGCGAAGTCTTCACCAACACGGTCAAGCCGGCCACCGTCGGTTCGACCTACAACGGCCTGCTCCACACCTTCAGCATGACCGGGGTCAACAACCCAAGCGTCGTGCCGTTGATCTGGACGGGAACGGGCAACACCTCGCTGAACGGCCGTTCGACCTCGAACCCAGCGTTGCGCTGCACGACCTCGGGCCCGTGCCACTTCAATCCGGGCGGGCCGGTCCAGGCCGGCTTGGCGGAAGGCAACCAGACCGCCTTCTTTGGCTACGGAAACTACTCCGGCAGCTACCACGTGTGGACGTTCGGCAACAACCACACCAACGGCGGCGTGGTCTTCTCGCGGGTGGACAGCTCGGCGAAGTACCAGCGGGTCGGCGTCGCGCTTGACCCCAACGTCAACCTTGCGGCCGACAAAGACCCCTACGCGCTGGTCCGCGCCACTCCGATCGAGGGGCAGAGCTGGGCTTACTGGGGCACCAACGACAACCAGTGCGGCAACCTGACGGACGAAAACACGTCGGGCGGCTACCGGTACGTCTGCTTCTTCCGGCCCGACCGGGACCAGTAA